From a single Miscanthus floridulus cultivar M001 chromosome 8, ASM1932011v1, whole genome shotgun sequence genomic region:
- the LOC136472696 gene encoding protein NRT1/ PTR FAMILY 5.10-like isoform X2 — protein sequence MRTGSWRSAIFIIVAEIGERFAFYAVAANLITLLTGPLQEGIAAAAAATNAWSGTALMLPLLGGAIADLWLGRYLTIILASLLYTLGLGLLAVSTLVGHHCNTASEKCPPPPTVQVTLFYVSLYMVAVGEGGHKPCTHAFGADQFSKSDPGESVSRGSFFNWWYFGVCAGTAATLLVVSYVQENLSWGLAFAIPCAVMACTLVVFLLGTRTYRYTDTSGTRSLFAYAAEAFAVWRRRRRNRRFRAAGRTDISSSDEEAQVAATTTTTNTAVVVSEAKDVLRLFPIWAMTLVYAVVYSQSMTFFTKQAATLDRRVGELVKVPAAALLAFISITIMVLVPVYDRVVVPLSRRYTGRPSGITMLQRIGAGMFLSIVSTVIAALVEERRLRVARDTGLTDKPKVQLPMSLWWMVPQYVVFGAADVFAMVGLQEFFYDQVPDRLRSIGLALYISIFGIGSFVSSALVSGIHRATAARGQSWFSDNLNHAHLDYFYWLLAALSALQFFAYVFFAWRYKYKNVGAEHM from the exons ATGAGAACCGGCAGCTGGAGATCAGCCATTTTTATAATAG TGGCGGAGATCGGTGAACGCTTTGCCTTCTACGCCGTTGCCGCCAATCTGATCACCCTTCTAACGGGACCCCTGCAAGAGGGGATCGCCGCCGCGGCTGCGGCCACCAACGCGTGGAGCGGCACGGCGCTGATGCTGCCGTTGCTGGGCGGCGCCATTGCCGACCTGTGGCTCGGAAGATATCTCACCATTATCTTGGCGTCGCTCCTGTACACCCTG GGTTTAGGCCTGCTGGCCGTGTCAACCTTGGTTGGGCACCACTGCAACACCGCCAGCGAGAAGTGCCCGCCGCCGCCCACCGTCCAGGTGACCCTATTCTACGTGTCGCTCTACATGGTGGCCGTCGGTGAGGGCGGCCACAAGCCGTGCACGCACGCGTTCGGCGCCGATCAGTTCAGCAAGAGCGACCCCGGCGAATCCGTCTCCAGGGGCTCCTTCTTCAACTGGTGGTACTTCGGCGTGTGCGCCGGCACCGCCGCCACGCTCCTGGTCGTCAGCTACGTGCAGGAGAACCTCAGCTGGGGCCTCGCCTTCGCCATCCCGTGCGCCGTCATGGCCTGCACCCTCGTCGTTTTCCTGCTTGGTACGAGGACGTACCGGTACACCGACACGAGCGGGACGCGCAGCCTGTTCGCTTACGCCGCCGAGGCTTTTGCTGtctggcggcggcgccggcggaaCAGAAGGTTCAGGGCTGCAGGTCGCACGGACATCAG cagcagcgatgaGGAGGCGCAGGTGGCagcgacgacgacaacgacgaaCACAGCCGTCGTGGTCAGCGAAGCCAAGGACGTCCTCCGTCTGTTCCCGATATGGGCGATGACGCTGGTATACGCCGTGGTGTACTCGCAGTCCATGACGTTCTTCACGAAGCAGGCGGCGACCCTGGACCGACGCGTCGGCGAGCTGGTGAAGGTGCCGGCGGCGGCGTTGCTAGCCTTCATCAGCATCACCATCATGGTGCTCGTCCCGGTCTACGACCGCGTGGTCGTCCCGCTGTCGCGCCGGTACACGGGCCGGCCGTCGGGGATCACCATGCTGCAGCGCATCGGAGCGGGGATGTTCCTCTCCATCGTGTCCACGGTGATCGCGGCGCTCGTCGAGGAGCGCCGGCTCCGGGTCGCGCGTGACACCGGGCTGACCGACAAGCCCAAGGTCCAGCTGCCGATGAGCCTGTGGTGGATGGTGCCGCAGTACGTCGTGTTCGGCGCCGCCGACGTGTTCGCCATGGTCGGCCTGCAGGAGTTCTTCTACGACCAGGTGCCTGACAGGCTGCGCAGCATTGGCCTGGCGCTCTACATCAGCATCTTTGGCATCGGAAGCTTCGTCAGCAGCGCGCTCGTGTCAGGCATCCACCGGGCGACGGCAGCGAGGGGCCAGAGCTGGTTCTCAGATAATTTGAACCACGCCCACCTCGACTACTTCTACTGGCTGCTCGCCGCGCTCAGCGCGCTCCAGTTCTTCGCCTATGTGTTTTTTGCGTGGAGATACAAATATAAGAACGTTGGAGCCGAGCACATGTGA
- the LOC136472696 gene encoding protein NRT1/ PTR FAMILY 5.10-like isoform X1 has protein sequence MRTGSWRSAIFIIVAEIGERFAFYAVAANLITLLTGPLQEGIAAAAAATNAWSGTALMLPLLGGAIADLWLGRYLTIILASLLYTLGLGLLAVSTLVGHHCNTASEKCPPPPTVQVTLFYVSLYMVAVGEGGHKPCTHAFGADQFSKSDPGESVSRGSFFNWWYFGVCAGTAATLLVVSYVQENLSWGLAFAIPCAVMACTLVVFLLGTRTYRYTDTSGTRSLFAYAAEAFAVWRRRRRNRRFRAAGRTDISSSSDEEAQVAATTTTTNTAVVVSEAKDVLRLFPIWAMTLVYAVVYSQSMTFFTKQAATLDRRVGELVKVPAAALLAFISITIMVLVPVYDRVVVPLSRRYTGRPSGITMLQRIGAGMFLSIVSTVIAALVEERRLRVARDTGLTDKPKVQLPMSLWWMVPQYVVFGAADVFAMVGLQEFFYDQVPDRLRSIGLALYISIFGIGSFVSSALVSGIHRATAARGQSWFSDNLNHAHLDYFYWLLAALSALQFFAYVFFAWRYKYKNVGAEHM, from the exons ATGAGAACCGGCAGCTGGAGATCAGCCATTTTTATAATAG TGGCGGAGATCGGTGAACGCTTTGCCTTCTACGCCGTTGCCGCCAATCTGATCACCCTTCTAACGGGACCCCTGCAAGAGGGGATCGCCGCCGCGGCTGCGGCCACCAACGCGTGGAGCGGCACGGCGCTGATGCTGCCGTTGCTGGGCGGCGCCATTGCCGACCTGTGGCTCGGAAGATATCTCACCATTATCTTGGCGTCGCTCCTGTACACCCTG GGTTTAGGCCTGCTGGCCGTGTCAACCTTGGTTGGGCACCACTGCAACACCGCCAGCGAGAAGTGCCCGCCGCCGCCCACCGTCCAGGTGACCCTATTCTACGTGTCGCTCTACATGGTGGCCGTCGGTGAGGGCGGCCACAAGCCGTGCACGCACGCGTTCGGCGCCGATCAGTTCAGCAAGAGCGACCCCGGCGAATCCGTCTCCAGGGGCTCCTTCTTCAACTGGTGGTACTTCGGCGTGTGCGCCGGCACCGCCGCCACGCTCCTGGTCGTCAGCTACGTGCAGGAGAACCTCAGCTGGGGCCTCGCCTTCGCCATCCCGTGCGCCGTCATGGCCTGCACCCTCGTCGTTTTCCTGCTTGGTACGAGGACGTACCGGTACACCGACACGAGCGGGACGCGCAGCCTGTTCGCTTACGCCGCCGAGGCTTTTGCTGtctggcggcggcgccggcggaaCAGAAGGTTCAGGGCTGCAGGTCGCACGGACATCAG cagcagcagcgatgaGGAGGCGCAGGTGGCagcgacgacgacaacgacgaaCACAGCCGTCGTGGTCAGCGAAGCCAAGGACGTCCTCCGTCTGTTCCCGATATGGGCGATGACGCTGGTATACGCCGTGGTGTACTCGCAGTCCATGACGTTCTTCACGAAGCAGGCGGCGACCCTGGACCGACGCGTCGGCGAGCTGGTGAAGGTGCCGGCGGCGGCGTTGCTAGCCTTCATCAGCATCACCATCATGGTGCTCGTCCCGGTCTACGACCGCGTGGTCGTCCCGCTGTCGCGCCGGTACACGGGCCGGCCGTCGGGGATCACCATGCTGCAGCGCATCGGAGCGGGGATGTTCCTCTCCATCGTGTCCACGGTGATCGCGGCGCTCGTCGAGGAGCGCCGGCTCCGGGTCGCGCGTGACACCGGGCTGACCGACAAGCCCAAGGTCCAGCTGCCGATGAGCCTGTGGTGGATGGTGCCGCAGTACGTCGTGTTCGGCGCCGCCGACGTGTTCGCCATGGTCGGCCTGCAGGAGTTCTTCTACGACCAGGTGCCTGACAGGCTGCGCAGCATTGGCCTGGCGCTCTACATCAGCATCTTTGGCATCGGAAGCTTCGTCAGCAGCGCGCTCGTGTCAGGCATCCACCGGGCGACGGCAGCGAGGGGCCAGAGCTGGTTCTCAGATAATTTGAACCACGCCCACCTCGACTACTTCTACTGGCTGCTCGCCGCGCTCAGCGCGCTCCAGTTCTTCGCCTATGTGTTTTTTGCGTGGAGATACAAATATAAGAACGTTGGAGCCGAGCACATGTGA